The Agromyces sp. LHK192 genome includes a window with the following:
- a CDS encoding TlpA disulfide reductase family protein — MISSLAVAAAFALAGCSSTLGGADAVRSGGGATDATAAESVPAPHFTAELADGTEVDSDELFAGRVTLVQFMASWCTQCVDQAELLTDTAQEHGDDVQVVFVGAEQDEPADLQAFLRDHAPSVPVVVDPDGSLFERYAVVEPPVTAVIDASGGIVRMWPGGATEADLRTELDALLG; from the coding sequence ATGATCTCCTCCCTCGCCGTCGCGGCCGCCTTCGCCCTCGCCGGATGCAGCTCGACGCTCGGCGGGGCGGACGCCGTCCGCTCGGGCGGCGGTGCAACCGACGCGACCGCGGCGGAGTCCGTGCCCGCGCCCCACTTCACCGCCGAACTCGCAGACGGCACCGAGGTCGACTCCGACGAGTTGTTCGCCGGCCGAGTCACGCTCGTGCAGTTCATGGCCAGTTGGTGTACGCAGTGCGTGGACCAGGCGGAACTGCTGACCGACACCGCGCAGGAGCACGGCGATGACGTGCAGGTCGTGTTCGTGGGGGCCGAGCAGGACGAGCCGGCCGACCTGCAGGCGTTCCTGCGAGACCACGCCCCGTCGGTCCCCGTCGTCGTCGATCCCGACGGGAGCCTGTTCGAGCGCTACGCGGTCGTCGAGCCGCCGGTCACCGCCGTCATCGACGCGAGCGGGGGCATCGTCAGGATGTGGCCGGGCGGCGCCACCGAAGCCGACCTGCGAACAGAGCTCGACGCGCTGCTGGGATGA